A single genomic interval of Mucilaginibacter robiniae harbors:
- a CDS encoding ExbD/TolR family protein: MNLRKRNSRASAEVHTSAMNDIMFFLLLFFLIASTVTNPNVIKLMLPKSSSGQSVSKKTINVSITKDLKYYVDKQEVQPDGLQAALGTYKNMATDLTIVLHVDRTVAIQDVVQVMDVAQKMNIKLVLATEPKG; this comes from the coding sequence ATGAATTTAAGAAAAAGAAACAGCCGTGCCTCGGCCGAAGTGCATACCTCGGCCATGAACGATATAATGTTCTTTTTGCTGTTGTTTTTCCTGATTGCCTCAACAGTTACCAATCCGAATGTGATTAAACTGATGTTGCCAAAATCATCATCAGGCCAGTCGGTTTCTAAAAAAACCATCAATGTATCTATCACCAAAGATTTAAAGTACTACGTTGATAAGCAGGAAGTACAGCCTGATGGCTTGCAAGCAGCCTTAGGCACTTACAAAAACATGGCTACTGATTTAACTATTGTTCTGCATGTTGATCGTACTGTAGCTATACAAGATGTAGTGCAGGTGATGGATGTAGCTCAAAAAATGAATATTAAACTGGTTTTAGCAACCGAGCCTAAAGGATAA
- a CDS encoding energy transducer TonB: protein MSVKYREEENNYPKAFAATGIILALLIAFCYLLVFHMPPKQEDGTGGILVNYGTSDEGMGDDYMSTEEPSVAEHANHAKPDKVTPTPPTEKPAPVENSTKQVVTQNNEDAPEVSSSKKPSQTVNTQQQVTKTVAKPTVNQNALYTGKTNNGTGEGDGTGNKPGNQGKVTGSNLTNNYNGTGSGNGGNLTGMFNRSFVSRPSVSDDSRRAGKVVVDIRVDKNGNVIYARAGARGTTITDPDLLDKCEDAVKRSKLNSLDTAPDMQQGTVVFVFKVQ from the coding sequence ATGAGCGTAAAATACCGTGAGGAAGAAAATAACTACCCTAAGGCATTTGCGGCTACGGGCATTATTTTGGCCTTACTGATTGCCTTTTGTTACCTGCTGGTTTTTCATATGCCGCCTAAACAGGAAGATGGTACCGGCGGCATACTGGTAAACTATGGTACCAGTGATGAAGGTATGGGTGATGATTACATGAGTACCGAGGAACCTTCAGTGGCAGAACATGCCAACCATGCTAAGCCTGATAAAGTTACGCCTACCCCACCCACCGAAAAACCTGCTCCGGTTGAAAACAGCACCAAGCAGGTAGTTACCCAAAACAACGAGGATGCGCCTGAGGTAAGCAGCAGCAAAAAACCTAGCCAAACGGTAAACACGCAACAGCAAGTTACCAAAACAGTAGCTAAGCCCACAGTTAATCAAAATGCACTATATACCGGCAAAACTAATAACGGTACCGGCGAGGGCGATGGTACCGGCAACAAACCTGGTAACCAGGGAAAAGTAACTGGTAGCAACTTAACCAACAACTACAATGGTACTGGTTCAGGTAATGGTGGCAATTTAACAGGTATGTTTAACCGCAGCTTTGTGAGTCGGCCATCCGTTAGTGATGATAGCCGCCGTGCCGGTAAAGTAGTGGTTGATATTCGGGTAGATAAAAATGGTAACGTTATATATGCCCGTGCCGGTGCTCGTGGTACTACCATTACCGACCCAGATTTGCTAGATAAGTGCGAAGACGCCGTTAAGCGGTCCAAGCTGAACTCGCTGGATACTGCTCCAGATATGCAACAGGGTACGGTAGTGTTTGTATTTAAAGTACAATAA
- a CDS encoding MotA/TolQ/ExbB proton channel family protein: MMLLLQVSTAAQSVTDTVNQAAQTAAIKDQDLRFGDLLIKGGWVMIPIGILAVLGLVIFFERFFTIRKAAKDESNLMSQIRSSITSGKLDSAIAVARNSNSPLGRMLQKGLLRIGRPIKDIEGAIENVGKIEVSKLERNIGIIGIVAGIAPMFGFLGTIAGVIKIFYDISKTDNISMGVISGGLYVKMVTSAAGLFVGIVAYVCYHILNMMVDKVILKLETDAIEFIDLLEEPSK; the protein is encoded by the coding sequence ATGATGTTATTACTGCAGGTATCTACTGCTGCACAATCTGTTACTGATACAGTAAATCAGGCTGCACAAACCGCAGCTATTAAAGACCAAGACTTACGTTTTGGTGATTTGTTAATTAAAGGTGGTTGGGTAATGATCCCAATTGGCATACTAGCTGTACTAGGCCTAGTTATATTTTTTGAACGCTTCTTTACTATCCGCAAGGCTGCTAAAGATGAATCAAACTTAATGAGCCAAATTCGTAGCAGTATTACTTCAGGTAAATTAGATTCGGCTATCGCCGTAGCCCGCAACAGCAATTCGCCATTGGGCCGCATGCTCCAAAAAGGATTATTGCGTATTGGTCGCCCTATTAAAGACATTGAAGGCGCTATTGAAAACGTAGGTAAAATTGAAGTATCTAAGCTGGAAAGAAACATTGGCATTATTGGCATTGTAGCTGGTATTGCACCCATGTTCGGCTTTTTGGGTACTATTGCCGGGGTAATCAAGATATTTTATGACATCTCCAAAACCGATAACATCAGCATGGGTGTAATTTCGGGTGGTTTGTACGTTAAAATGGTAACTTCAGCTGCCGGCCTTTTTGTAGGTATCGTAGCTTATGTTTGTTATCATATTTTAAACATGATGGTAGATAAGGTAATCTTGAAATTAGAAACCGATGCCATTGAATTTATTGACCTGTTAGAAGAGCCTAGCAAATGA
- a CDS encoding bifunctional folylpolyglutamate synthase/dihydrofolate synthase: MNYPETLDYLYNQLPMFTRVGASAFKKDLTNTLALCKLLGNPQHQFKSVHIGGTNGKGSTSHMLAAILQIAGYKTGLYTSPHLKDFRERICINGKMISEQEVVAFVAQHQVNFENIQPSFFEMTVALAFDAFARHKVDIAIIEVGLGGRLDSTNVITPLLSVITNIGWDHMNLLGNTLPEIAGEKAGIIKPQIPIIVGEYQPEVAGVFTKTAQEQQSPLTFASEQWQVEVISSQLSEDKEMEIEEEKQQSLLQSYSSSKLLNIKVHGNHAPATQNPQPEAQQLQLDLTGTYQLKNVKTVLSVVDELRQQGFSITNEHVCVALEQVKTLTGLNGRWQILSQKPLTICDTGHNPDGIQEVLKNIQAVPYQHLHWVLGMVNDKDASKVLSMLPQQATYYFCKPDIPRGLEAETLQHQASQFNLQGSSYPSVKSALQAAQQQAGSADLVFAGGSTFVVAEIV, translated from the coding sequence ATGAATTACCCTGAAACACTCGACTACCTATATAACCAACTCCCTATGTTCACCCGCGTGGGAGCATCGGCTTTTAAAAAAGATCTGACCAATACATTAGCATTGTGCAAACTGCTAGGTAATCCGCAACATCAATTTAAAAGCGTACATATAGGTGGCACAAACGGCAAAGGTTCTACCTCACACATGCTGGCAGCAATATTACAAATAGCAGGTTACAAAACCGGTTTGTACACCTCGCCTCACTTGAAAGATTTCCGAGAGCGTATTTGTATTAATGGGAAAATGATTAGTGAGCAGGAAGTGGTAGCTTTTGTAGCGCAGCACCAAGTTAATTTCGAAAATATACAACCTTCATTTTTTGAAATGACCGTAGCTTTAGCTTTTGATGCTTTCGCCCGCCACAAAGTGGACATTGCCATTATTGAAGTAGGGTTAGGCGGCCGGTTAGATTCAACCAATGTAATTACTCCGCTATTGTCTGTCATCACCAACATAGGTTGGGATCATATGAATTTGCTGGGTAATACCTTACCAGAAATTGCAGGCGAAAAGGCAGGTATTATCAAGCCCCAAATTCCAATTATTGTCGGCGAATACCAGCCTGAGGTAGCTGGTGTATTTACGAAAACAGCGCAGGAGCAACAGTCTCCACTTACTTTTGCCTCTGAGCAATGGCAGGTTGAGGTAATTAGTAGCCAGCTTTCTGAAGATAAAGAGATGGAAATTGAGGAAGAGAAACAGCAATCATTACTTCAAAGCTACTCATCTAGCAAATTACTGAACATCAAAGTACACGGAAACCATGCTCCTGCAACGCAAAACCCGCAACCTGAAGCTCAACAACTACAATTAGATCTTACCGGTACCTATCAGCTCAAAAACGTAAAAACAGTTTTATCGGTTGTTGATGAATTAAGGCAGCAGGGTTTTAGCATTACGAACGAGCATGTATGTGTAGCCTTGGAACAAGTAAAAACCTTAACTGGTTTAAATGGCCGCTGGCAGATACTTAGCCAGAAACCACTTACTATTTGCGATACTGGCCATAACCCTGATGGTATTCAGGAAGTACTGAAAAATATACAAGCCGTGCCCTATCAACATCTGCATTGGGTATTAGGTATGGTGAACGATAAAGATGCCAGTAAAGTGTTAAGTATGCTTCCTCAACAAGCTACTTATTATTTCTGTAAACCGGATATCCCGCGCGGGCTGGAAGCTGAAACTTTGCAGCATCAAGCTAGTCAGTTCAACCTACAAGGTAGTAGCTACCCATCGGTAAAAAGCGCATTACAAGCAGCACAGCAACAGGCCGGTTCTGCCGACCTGGTTTTTGCCGGCGGCAGCACTTTTGTAGTGGCCGAAATAGTTTAA
- a CDS encoding porin family protein, with protein MTTRYIYPLLIAAAFAAVPAQAQVKKPAPKKAVVKPAPKKPVAKPAAKPTTTKLGDAASRVKVDTTRKGGNAPAGNNQAQNNGSLSEEIVVTTVYKPVLADAVKIRRNPNLEESEQYKAPLKYNPIDKKLERNSDIRQLQAMPMPAERDSALYNNFVRLGLGSLKTTYGEAYIDNGRDNALQVGAYAKHFAQQGSDYRKQNESKDEIGVFGKSIGATNTLTGRIDYNRRGNYFYGYNNLATATNLDPAKQHFNTIGAEGELAKNYQDTDRAFTYAVKLKGYLFNNAYQAKENNLVLSGFVNQTINQFYAGLSGSIDVGTQKDSLYNINNSLLRLNPYLKFQGDNYKIDAGVNIVKEFGAFDKFYIFPAAKLELQVIPKYVRLFAEAKGDVNRTSLRGLSEINPFIGQNIAIQNSVDKLDITIGLKGMIAPGLGFKAAIFRNSVKDLPLFISNVLTSPAGNNRFNVVYDNGRTRISGFDGELDYKASDDVDIFGHAEVKDYKMANQAQPWNLPKFKLTAGTVLHINHKIDINGSLLFRSSVQDMIITPGTTTSQVVTLKSFADLSGGVTYKATKQISVFLQANNILNTTYQTWLYYPNYGFNIFGGAGFSF; from the coding sequence ATGACAACCCGATATATATACCCCCTGCTTATTGCGGCCGCTTTTGCTGCTGTGCCAGCACAGGCACAAGTAAAAAAGCCGGCTCCTAAAAAAGCTGTGGTTAAACCTGCTCCTAAAAAGCCAGTTGCTAAACCTGCTGCCAAACCTACAACTACTAAATTGGGCGATGCTGCATCGCGCGTGAAAGTAGATACCACTAGAAAAGGCGGCAATGCACCGGCCGGTAATAACCAGGCGCAAAACAACGGTAGTTTATCTGAAGAAATTGTGGTAACTACTGTTTACAAGCCAGTTTTGGCCGATGCGGTAAAAATTCGCCGCAACCCCAATTTGGAAGAATCAGAACAATATAAGGCACCTTTAAAATACAACCCGATAGATAAAAAGCTGGAGCGTAATTCTGATATACGCCAATTGCAAGCTATGCCCATGCCTGCCGAGCGCGATTCAGCACTTTACAATAACTTTGTTAGGCTGGGTTTGGGTAGCTTAAAAACCACCTATGGCGAAGCTTATATAGATAACGGTCGTGACAATGCCCTGCAAGTAGGCGCTTACGCCAAACACTTTGCCCAGCAAGGTAGTGACTATCGCAAGCAAAATGAAAGCAAGGATGAAATTGGTGTATTTGGCAAAAGCATTGGTGCTACCAACACCCTAACTGGCCGCATTGATTATAATCGCCGTGGTAATTACTTTTATGGATACAACAACTTAGCTACAGCCACTAACCTTGATCCTGCTAAACAACATTTCAACACCATAGGTGCCGAAGGTGAATTAGCCAAAAACTACCAGGATACCGACCGCGCATTTACCTATGCTGTAAAACTGAAAGGTTATTTATTCAACAACGCTTATCAGGCTAAAGAAAACAACTTAGTACTATCCGGCTTTGTTAACCAAACCATTAACCAGTTTTATGCTGGCCTGAGTGGCTCCATTGATGTAGGTACACAAAAAGACAGCTTGTATAACATTAATAACAGCTTATTGCGCTTAAATCCTTACCTGAAATTTCAGGGTGATAATTACAAAATTGATGCGGGTGTAAACATTGTTAAGGAGTTTGGCGCATTTGATAAGTTTTACATCTTCCCGGCAGCCAAGCTGGAGTTACAGGTAATACCTAAATATGTACGCTTGTTTGCCGAAGCTAAAGGTGATGTAAACCGTACCTCATTGCGCGGTTTATCTGAAATCAATCCTTTTATCGGCCAAAATATTGCCATTCAGAACTCAGTTGATAAGCTTGATATTACCATCGGCTTAAAAGGTATGATTGCTCCGGGACTAGGCTTTAAAGCCGCTATTTTCCGCAACAGCGTTAAAGACCTGCCTTTATTTATCAGCAATGTCCTGACCTCGCCTGCCGGTAACAACCGCTTCAACGTAGTGTATGATAATGGCCGTACCCGCATTAGTGGTTTTGATGGCGAACTAGACTACAAAGCTTCTGATGATGTAGATATCTTTGGCCACGCTGAAGTTAAAGATTACAAAATGGCTAATCAGGCACAACCCTGGAACTTGCCTAAGTTTAAGCTAACCGCAGGTACTGTATTACACATTAACCACAAAATAGATATTAATGGTTCGTTACTGTTCCGCAGCAGTGTACAGGACATGATTATTACGCCGGGAACAACAACCAGCCAGGTAGTAACTCTAAAATCATTTGCTGATTTAAGCGGCGGCGTTACCTACAAAGCCACTAAACAAATCAGCGTGTTTTTACAGGCTAACAATATCCTGAACACCACTTACCAAACTTGGTTGTATTACCCGAACTACGGATTTAATATATTTGGCGGTGCAGGCTTTAGTTTTTAA
- a CDS encoding DUF922 domain-containing protein, with the protein MIKNITPSKSTCAFMLSGVLILLCCAFNKGSKPPAALVLQDERLSFSPKEFYIQSVVDERKTHSAVAWLITDAASGATQSIDLQGGAGSAIHQFINHGMSANTVLRAIVIRIKELKITESVLPNKGIDGKINIAFSFYRKVDETYLHLADYQGTAHYIRPDRQMEIIEPTLRRTLENALTYLNTWMSTQAEGNLKLAKQVKWLISDYTDQTDPDTIYYNPKRPLNWDDFKGRPQGSSRYAAEVFPSMAFDEDVDVAKSVIQVNLKLKVYVPKTDCWVRNGSRDDYTLNHEQRHFDITKLACEHFKQALQTEPKSVTNYDGAVHADYLEAFSQMGQLQQQYDRETQHGLNIAEQERWNKRIDDELNKLGIR; encoded by the coding sequence ATGATTAAAAATATTACACCATCAAAATCTACCTGTGCTTTTATGCTTTCAGGTGTTTTAATTTTACTGTGTTGCGCTTTTAATAAAGGCAGTAAACCTCCTGCTGCTTTGGTATTACAAGATGAACGTTTAAGTTTTTCGCCTAAGGAATTTTACATACAAAGTGTGGTGGATGAACGTAAAACCCATAGTGCAGTAGCCTGGCTTATAACCGATGCAGCAAGTGGCGCAACGCAATCTATTGATTTACAAGGTGGAGCTGGATCTGCTATTCACCAGTTTATTAATCATGGTATGTCGGCCAATACTGTATTGCGTGCTATAGTTATTCGTATCAAGGAATTGAAAATAACAGAATCGGTTTTGCCTAATAAAGGTATTGATGGCAAAATTAATATAGCCTTTTCTTTCTACCGCAAAGTTGATGAAACATACCTGCACCTGGCCGATTATCAGGGTACAGCACATTACATACGCCCTGATAGACAAATGGAAATAATAGAACCTACATTAAGACGCACCTTAGAAAATGCCCTAACTTATCTGAATACCTGGATGAGTACGCAGGCTGAAGGCAACTTGAAGCTGGCTAAGCAAGTGAAATGGCTAATATCAGACTACACCGACCAGACTGATCCGGACACAATTTATTATAACCCCAAACGGCCGCTTAACTGGGATGATTTTAAAGGCAGGCCACAGGGTAGCAGCCGGTACGCTGCGGAAGTATTTCCGAGTATGGCTTTTGATGAGGATGTGGACGTGGCGAAAAGTGTTATTCAGGTGAATTTAAAACTAAAAGTTTACGTGCCTAAAACCGATTGCTGGGTTAGAAACGGTAGTCGAGACGATTACACGCTGAACCATGAACAGCGGCATTTTGATATAACCAAACTGGCCTGTGAACACTTTAAGCAAGCTTTACAGACTGAACCTAAATCGGTAACTAATTACGACGGGGCTGTACATGCTGACTACCTGGAGGCTTTCAGCCAAATGGGGCAACTACAGCAGCAGTATGATCGTGAAACTCAGCATGGCTTAAACATAGCCGAGCAAGAGCGATGGAACAAACGCATTGATGACGAATTAAATAAGCTGGGTATTCGGTGA
- a CDS encoding SPOR domain-containing protein, producing the protein MDLAVYIDELLSLHGELKVPGIGTFKRIRIKSFYNVETDTFYPPHYQAHLDTTPSGDDDTLIKYISNRNGVSTGSARYFVNKYISDLQEQSLIAEVPVKQLGWLYQQGGHLKFRSNISGMANPVRYGFSPIHLHNRTEPEAVITQKKPVTQAPSSPEFKATNVPVSTTPLAPAPTVHTPVTDAADDYNGPVPKRHTGRAELRNQPETPAIPSHIPTPAEANQAVETASKPTMSNWIVSGVLLLIIVLGGIIWYENSANKRATEEHQRAAEHVQGSPGASIADTVIINHGNATGVDTTVQVRTQANTDTAITQAQPAGITALQHASAPVTTTSRYILIGGSFDVQEQANAAVKRYQAQGIHAQIYKNNPGRKITISVGSFDTYTAAQAEKRRLVKTYQLTSSNLYVEDTSENPTATVFQTAQPSSSNNTAIVGEPSNTQHYKFALMSGAFSTLEQANQIIKRYHERGINAGSYINTKTSKLVKIVLGYYSTYNEGMAAKQKLVQEKNLRSRDIYVETLRNQ; encoded by the coding sequence ATGGATTTAGCTGTTTACATTGATGAACTTTTAAGCCTGCATGGCGAACTAAAAGTACCAGGTATTGGTACTTTTAAGCGCATTAGGATAAAAAGCTTCTACAATGTTGAAACTGATACCTTTTATCCGCCGCATTATCAGGCACATTTGGATACAACACCATCAGGTGATGATGATACTTTAATTAAATACATCAGTAACCGCAATGGGGTATCAACAGGTTCTGCCCGATACTTTGTGAATAAATACATCAGCGATTTACAAGAGCAATCATTAATAGCTGAAGTACCTGTAAAGCAGTTAGGCTGGTTATACCAGCAAGGCGGTCATTTAAAGTTCCGAAGCAACATTTCGGGTATGGCCAACCCAGTTCGGTACGGTTTTTCACCTATTCATCTGCATAACCGAACCGAACCAGAAGCTGTAATTACACAGAAAAAACCAGTTACTCAGGCGCCGTCGTCTCCAGAATTTAAGGCAACTAATGTACCTGTTAGTACAACGCCACTAGCACCTGCACCAACAGTTCACACACCAGTTACTGACGCTGCAGATGACTATAACGGTCCGGTTCCGAAAAGACATACGGGTAGAGCCGAGTTAAGGAACCAACCCGAAACACCAGCCATCCCCAGCCATATTCCTACCCCTGCCGAAGCTAATCAGGCTGTAGAAACGGCTTCCAAGCCAACCATGAGCAACTGGATAGTATCAGGCGTTTTACTGCTGATTATTGTACTGGGCGGTATCATTTGGTATGAAAACTCAGCTAACAAGCGTGCCACTGAAGAACATCAGCGCGCTGCCGAGCATGTACAGGGCTCACCAGGTGCAAGTATAGCCGATACGGTTATCATCAATCATGGTAACGCTACCGGCGTAGATACTACCGTACAGGTACGTACACAAGCGAATACAGATACTGCGATAACTCAGGCCCAGCCTGCTGGCATCACCGCATTGCAACATGCATCTGCCCCTGTTACTACTACATCAAGATATATTTTAATTGGAGGCAGTTTCGATGTGCAGGAGCAAGCTAATGCTGCTGTAAAGCGATACCAAGCACAGGGCATTCATGCACAGATTTACAAAAATAATCCTGGTCGTAAAATAACTATTAGCGTTGGCAGTTTTGATACTTATACTGCTGCCCAGGCCGAAAAGCGCCGATTGGTTAAAACTTACCAATTAACCAGCAGTAATTTATATGTGGAAGATACTAGCGAAAACCCAACTGCAACGGTATTCCAAACCGCTCAACCGTCAAGCAGTAACAACACAGCTATCGTTGGCGAACCCTCAAATACACAGCATTACAAGTTTGCATTAATGAGCGGTGCTTTCAGTACGTTGGAGCAAGCCAACCAAATTATAAAGCGCTATCATGAAAGAGGTATTAATGCAGGTTCGTACATTAATACTAAAACCAGTAAGCTGGTAAAAATAGTATTAGGCTATTATAGCACTTACAATGAAGGTATGGCAGCTAAACAAAAGCTGGTACAAGAAAAAAATCTGAGAAGTCGGGATATATACGTTGAAACTTTAAGAAACCAATAA
- a CDS encoding tetratricopeptide repeat protein, translated as MIKLKPITISALLLSTLAAKAQQNASFQVYRTYHTATTLLNNGQYVAAAEQFRQIEATRLKTLHQPQFESEVTLLQENSAYYEALCALELGNDDAESLFLRFIKEHPENPLTKLAYFQIGKSYSKQGKYEDALRWFNKIQAGELSGKEYTEYKFRKGYAYFILNDYKNAQMLFSEVKDRQSAFTEDATYYYAYIAYLNKDYHIALVNFEKLKNSKKYENSYPYYITAVYFLDKRYDDVLNYAIPILNSTHQQHETEMLRIIGASYFAKSDYSNAVKYYSRFQDEDNGKTQNTQDSYQIGYAYYKTGNKQRATRELEKLVDRNDVYSQNGNYTLGKIFLTLNNKQGARNAFFVASKLDFDKQLQEDALYEYAKLSYELNYNPQALEATRTYLRNYPRSGRTNEVKTLLGEVLLNSKNYKEAVEILEPIASSSTNAAEAYQKVTYYRGLEFYNERAFENAIGIFLRSLQHPRDEKFVALTTYWLAEAMYEVRKYGESVDKFEEFLSMPKAKQSGLYNYANYGLGYAAFGAEQYRKAATYFEHFLDGEPKDKNTTNDAIARLGDSYFVLKNYGSALNYYNRIISGQSQGQDYALFQRGMIQGLQGSPSAKISTLNDVLTRYPNSDFADDAAFEIAYTYFLTNNDAQGKSGLQSMVQKYPRSSYIPRALVTIGLIDYNNNQDDEAVNSFKQVVQNYPSTDEAKQALKQIEKIYTDKGDAQTFISYATTTPIGNYSAAEQESIMATAANNLYLKGDWNGTLGAVNAYYDKAGSKAIYDKQMRFLRAQSLVNLNRPDEAVQDYNIILNDWTSAYTEKSLISMAKLYITQKKYNEAVVFLKRLETNSEYKADYNFAVNNLLLCYAQMEMPDDVIHYVQLIRENEKASDEDKFKTGLYAGYAYLQKADTTTAVKEFNYTVNSTKTISAAEAKYNIARIEYLKGNYAASQKTCFDLKNKLSNYDYWVAKTFILLADDYVGLKDTFQAKATLQSIIDYYKGDDDILPTAREKLQRLTGSGTTKTTSNEPNKQDN; from the coding sequence ATGATTAAACTCAAACCTATTACTATAAGTGCTTTATTGCTGAGTACCCTTGCGGCCAAGGCACAGCAAAATGCCTCATTTCAGGTGTATCGCACATACCATACAGCTACCACGCTGCTTAATAACGGTCAGTACGTAGCTGCTGCCGAACAGTTCAGGCAGATTGAGGCTACCCGACTTAAAACTTTGCACCAGCCACAGTTCGAATCGGAGGTAACTTTATTACAGGAAAATTCAGCTTACTATGAGGCTCTTTGTGCCCTGGAATTAGGTAATGATGATGCCGAAAGCCTGTTTTTACGCTTTATCAAAGAACACCCAGAAAACCCTTTAACCAAGCTGGCCTATTTTCAAATTGGTAAATCCTACTCCAAGCAGGGAAAATATGAAGATGCTTTACGCTGGTTTAATAAAATTCAGGCTGGCGAACTGAGTGGTAAAGAATATACTGAATACAAATTCCGTAAAGGCTACGCTTATTTCATTCTTAACGATTATAAGAATGCCCAAATGCTTTTTAGCGAAGTAAAAGACCGCCAGTCGGCCTTTACTGAAGATGCCACCTACTACTATGCTTATATAGCTTACCTGAACAAAGATTACCACATTGCGCTGGTTAACTTTGAAAAGCTAAAGAACTCAAAAAAATACGAGAACAGCTACCCTTACTATATTACAGCGGTATATTTTCTGGACAAGCGCTATGATGATGTGCTTAACTACGCCATCCCGATTCTGAATAGTACGCATCAGCAGCATGAAACCGAGATGCTGCGTATTATAGGCGCTTCCTATTTTGCCAAATCTGATTATTCAAACGCAGTTAAATATTATAGCCGTTTTCAGGATGAGGATAATGGCAAAACGCAGAACACGCAAGATAGCTACCAAATTGGTTATGCTTATTATAAAACCGGCAACAAACAGCGTGCTACGCGCGAACTGGAAAAACTGGTTGACCGTAATGATGTGTATAGCCAAAATGGCAATTACACATTAGGAAAAATCTTTTTAACGCTTAACAACAAACAGGGTGCACGCAATGCTTTCTTTGTAGCTTCTAAACTGGATTTTGATAAGCAATTGCAAGAAGATGCTTTGTATGAATATGCCAAACTATCATACGAGCTGAACTACAACCCGCAGGCGCTGGAAGCTACCCGCACTTACTTGCGCAACTATCCGCGTTCAGGCCGTACCAATGAGGTAAAAACCTTGTTAGGTGAAGTGTTGCTTAATTCTAAAAATTATAAAGAAGCGGTTGAGATACTAGAGCCTATTGCATCCAGCTCAACCAATGCAGCCGAAGCTTATCAGAAAGTAACTTATTATCGTGGCCTAGAATTTTACAACGAACGGGCTTTTGAAAATGCCATTGGTATCTTCCTGCGTTCGTTACAGCATCCGCGCGATGAAAAGTTTGTCGCTTTAACTACTTACTGGCTGGCCGAAGCCATGTACGAAGTACGCAAGTACGGCGAATCAGTAGATAAGTTTGAAGAATTTTTAAGCATGCCTAAAGCTAAACAAAGCGGTTTGTACAATTACGCAAACTATGGCTTGGGCTATGCGGCTTTTGGTGCTGAACAATACAGAAAAGCAGCTACCTACTTTGAACACTTTTTAGATGGCGAACCTAAAGATAAAAACACCACCAATGATGCTATTGCCCGTTTAGGCGACAGCTATTTTGTGCTGAAAAATTATGGTTCAGCCTTGAACTACTATAACCGTATTATTTCCGGACAAAGCCAGGGACAAGATTATGCCCTGTTTCAACGTGGTATGATACAAGGTTTACAAGGCTCACCAAGTGCTAAAATAAGCACCTTGAATGATGTGTTAACCCGTTACCCTAATTCAGATTTTGCAGATGATGCAGCCTTCGAGATTGCTTATACTTACTTCCTGACCAACAACGATGCGCAAGGTAAAAGTGGCTTGCAGTCTATGGTACAAAAATACCCTCGTAGCAGCTACATTCCGCGGGCACTAGTTACCATTGGTTTGATTGATTACAACAACAACCAGGATGATGAAGCGGTTAACTCCTTCAAACAAGTAGTACAAAATTATCCATCAACTGATGAAGCTAAGCAAGCGTTAAAACAGATTGAAAAGATTTACACCGACAAGGGGGATGCTCAAACTTTCATCAGCTATGCTACTACTACGCCAATTGGCAACTATAGCGCAGCTGAGCAAGAAAGCATTATGGCTACTGCTGCCAACAACCTGTATTTGAAAGGTGATTGGAACGGAACCCTTGGTGCTGTAAATGCCTACTATGACAAAGCTGGCAGTAAAGCCATTTATGATAAACAAATGCGCTTTTTACGTGCTCAAAGTTTGGTAAACCTGAACCGTCCGGATGAAGCTGTACAAGATTACAATATAATTTTGAACGACTGGACCAGTGCTTATACCGAAAAATCGCTGATCAGCATGGCTAAGTTGTACATTACACAGAAAAAATATAACGAAGCCGTAGTATTCCTGAAACGCTTGGAAACCAACTCCGAGTACAAAGCCGATTACAACTTTGCCGTTAACAACCTGCTACTGTGCTACGCACAAATGGAAATGCCCGATGATGTTATACATTATGTGCAATTGATACGTGAAAACGAAAAAGCATCAGATGAAGATAAGTTTAAAACCGGGCTTTATGCCGGTTATGCTTACTTGCAAAAAGCCGATACCACCACAGCAGTAAAAGAGTTTAATTACACGGTAAACAGTACTAAAACTATCTCTGCTGCTGAGGCTAAATACAATATTGCCCGTATTGAGTATTTGAAAGGTAACTATGCAGCTTCACAGAAAACCTGTTTTGATTTGAAAAACAAACTTTCAAATTATGACTATTGGGTAGCTAAAACCTTTATACTGCTGGCTGATGATTATGTAGGTTTAAAAGATACTTTCCAGGCTAAAGCCACCCTGCAAAGTATAATTGATTACTACAAAGGTGATGATGATATTTTACCTACTGCCCGTGAAAAGCTGCAACGCTTAACAGGTAGCGGTACTACCAAAACCACCAGCAATGAACCTAATAAACAGGATAACTAA